GGGTTAGTACATGATGGAGGAAAGGATGGTGGTTGCCAAAAGAATCTAAGGTTCTTCAAGAAGACCAATTCAAGAAGTGGGATTCAAGCATGGTGTGAAGCACAATTAAGTGGATTCCGAAGAGTGTTGACGTACTTCAAGGGTCAATTGGGAACTTGTCCGTCCAGCTTGGAGCATAAAAATCTGCAAGAAGGAGAACGGGAAACAAGAATATGTGATCCCAGAGGAGCTTTAAGGACCAAGCATGGATGGaggttcaaggaggagtggaaacacaagccaccTTAACAAGGATCTCCCcaacaagtccaacttaaggactataaactaatgtgctaggtgggagacactcccaccatggtaacattgttcctatccgttacttattttaattttagtttcttgCATGTTTACTTGTTTTGGTTAGCTTAGGTTAGTTTAGTTTTGAGTTTAGTAGATTAATTTatatatggatcatgattttgtgatgttttgaatgTTTGGGGTTGAAAAATGTGTTGAGATAAGGTGGAGGGCCCTagaatttgaagaaaaatttttggaaaacatggcatctgtgcatgcgcacatacCTGTGCCTACGCACAAACCTCCTTGTTTCacgtcctgtgcgtacgcactgctctgtgcatacgcacgcatCCCCCTTCTTGTGCTCTTTGTTTGTCCGCACACCAACCCGCATCCCCTCTGGTGGGAGTGATGGCACAGCTTGTGCACGAGGATACCCTCACCGCTTTCACTGcaagaaaaatcacttttagcggccatttattttgcttttagcgACAATAAAAATAGCCACTAATACATTTACCGGCAATTAGACATTAGCCGTCTTATGCGTTGTCGCTAAAAGGTTTTAGCGGCAATTATAACATTTGCCGGTAAAGACCTTTTTAATGGCCGCAAAAAGTATATAACGTTTAGCGGCCATTTTtttggcaatttatatggccaccaaaagtaattataaaattgcaatgttattcacttttagtgGCCATTATTATTGCCGCCAAAACCTATTTTActggcaatttatatggccactaaaaaataattctaaaattgtaatattattcacttttagttgccattactattgccgctaaAATCTTAAGACCTTTTTTAGTTAGATTATACTCATTTTCTTAGAAgtaattatctattttttttttagaatttcaattattttttccaacaattattattattatacataatataaatatactaaaattaattactacaaaatgagatatttcattaaactcaaaatattaattcaccaatttcttttgaaaattaataaatcatattacaaatctaaacaacaaaaaatGCTACAAGCCTATAGCAATGATCTAAAGTTGCACCTCATAGAGCAAATAAGGGGTAATGATTGCAACCTTCTCTTAGAGCTACTTTGATCATTTTCTCCATTTTGTTCACTTCTATTAAGAAGAAGATCTTGAGGGAATTCAAGCTCATTGATATTGATATCTACTCCCAATGCCAGAAGCTTCTGTTTGTAAGCCAAGACTTAGACCTCAAGAGTAGTGTTTTCTATCTCCTTCTGATACATAAGCTCTTCAAAGACTTCAAGAGTTTCCTCAGCATGACCTATCTTCTCCTCTGCCATTCTCTTGTAGTGACTTGCCTCCATCTTTACGGCAGCCTTTTTGCCTTGTAGACGAAGTATCATGTCCATAGCTTCGCTGGCTGCAGTAGCAGAGGCTTCTTTTTCCTGATCCAACTCTGCATGTAGCTGTTGTAGAGGAGTATGTTGGGCTCGGTGTGTTTCCTTCATTGCTGTTATATCAGCCTCCTCCATCAGAGACGCCGTTCTAGTTTCAACCATTCTACAGGTTCATATAAAAGACAAAGAATGGCTTTCCATATGAGGCGATGACAATTAAGAAAGGCTAAAGTTTACCTCTTCCAATGGAGCAAGAAGGATAAGGTGACAAGTCAGTTGGTTCAGGATTCTTATCAAGGAGGTATGGAAGGTCAAGAAACTGTAAATGATATTAGGATATCATCTTTAACCAAGGATCAAGGTGAACTATAGTTAATTTGGAGTttacaatggaaaacaaaaaaataccaGCAAAAGAACCATGAAAATTGGATTGAGAAGGATCATAACACAGAGCAGTTTTAACAAATTCAAAAGGCTTGCACCCTCTTTGTTGTAACCTACTTCTAACCCATTGGCAACAATCATCCATCTCAAGATTCACACCTCTGTCACCAATGCAAATAgaaattattagttttttaaacTTTGGTAGGAGGGGAGGGGGGAACAGCAGGACAAATATGATTTTAAATGAGCACTCAAATTATATGCGTTATTTAAGGTTTCTATAATGCACACACCTGAAATCTGCACCCTTGGGTGTCAGCGGGAATATAGAGTTAAACCTCCTTGTTATGGCTAACCATCCTTCATCATATTGAAACACCTAATAAaaccaattaaattaaattaatttgcaAATTTAGATCTAGCTGATAGCATTTTTACAAGTACTTGAACTTAAACTTATATTATGACAAGCCAAATCAAAAGAGGTAAAACTTTAAGTGTTCATGAGTAAATTCAATTGCCAGACCGTGCATAACAAACACAttaatattagaataaaattGTGATAGGCAAAGTACTTAAACTTAAATCTATATCATGCAGACAAAGTATACCTCTTGTGATAGGCATAAGATTCCAAAGCTGGAGCATATCACTAatgttaaaaaagaaaaacattctAAATTGAAGTTACTCACAAATCACCAATATCGATTACATTTTGAGCATTTCTCATTCCTTTTGCAAGCAAGTCTTCAATCACAGCAACAAAAATTCTTCCTCCTCTGAAATGCAAATTGATTTTCTGATTTATTTATCATGTTGTACAAATCTCaccaaaatgaaattacaaaataTAGTTTCACCAAGAAAATAACAAATCTTATCTCTTAGAATAGAATTTTGAATGTTGCAATACTTACAAGATCAACTGCATCGACGTCACCAATATTGATACTAAAATCGTCATTGGTTACAAAAAATCCCAATAACAACTGAAATAGCTCCAAAAATTAGGTCCACCTCAAAAGAGAGCTGAGGGATCTAGATTTTGGACTATGAAAAATTGTAGCAAAGCTGAGAAAGCTAAATGAAAATCGTGTGTTATAATCTTACTGTAAAATACAACTGGTAGCTTCAAAGATTACAAA
The sequence above is drawn from the Arachis hypogaea cultivar Tifrunner chromosome 4, arahy.Tifrunner.gnm2.J5K5, whole genome shotgun sequence genome and encodes:
- the LOC140184119 gene encoding myosin-binding protein 7-like, giving the protein MVETRTASLMEEADITAMKETHRAQHTPLQQLHAELDQEKEASATAASEAMDMILRLQGKKAAVKMEASHYKRMAEEKIGHAEETLEVFEELMYQKEIENTTLEV